The sequence TGTGACGTGGGCATGCACCTGCAAAATGGGTGATTCggaagaaaacaaagaagatGGAAGAGAAGTACTGCGTGGGCTGATAGTTCAAACATTCATAGACAGAACCATTTCAGACTTGCAAAGCGACACAACTTGGGCTTCACCATTTTAGCCGGGGGGACTCATCCACGAGGTCTTTTTCAGCTAAGTCATTAGCTTCCCAGTTACATCAGaaagtctttttctttttttctttttttatgtataatataaatcacgtacttttaatatgaaaatcaagactgcaatatatatatatatatatatatatatatatatataaatttttgtgtATGCTTACTCAACTTTAACACAAAATGAATATTTACTTTTGACATGTTTACATTATacaaataagtaattttatatctttctaagtcattatattaataatattacaatagaatcaatatataaacaaatatgttattttctaattaagtaataattttaattgaaaaggatataaattttaacacaAAAGTAATCTGAAGAAAATTTAGTGTATAATGTGTAATCCATcattaaattagttataaaCACTTATATACGGGGTTTTCAGCTTAACTAAGCTGCCAGCTCATCAAAAGAGAGAAATGTAATAGGTTGGTTAAATAACCAACTTCGACTAATACCCTAACAAAAGCTAAACAGAATTATGTGCTGCCTGGCTCACATTTGACGTGGATGCACTCTTCTTCTGATACTCCCACCTCAAGATGAGCACATATGTTGCAAATGTTCATCTTGCTGAGAAGAAAATGGAACTGCCCTGGATGTAAAGTTTTTGTAAAGATGTCCGCTATTTGCTCAGTAGTCTTTACATGTTCAGTTTGAATGAACTCCTCCATTAACTTCTCTCTTATATAATGACAATCCATCTTTATATGTTTCCTTTTCTCATGAAACACATGATTCTTTGTAATGTGAAGTGTTGAGATGTTGTCGCAGTGCATTAGTGCTGGTTGTTTGAAACCCACCTTAAAGTCTGTCAGTAAATAGCTCAACCATACCAATTCACCTGTAGTCATAGCCATTGCACGATATTCTGCTTCTGCATAATTTTGTGACACCGTGCTTTGCTGCTTAGATTTCCAACTAATCAAAGAAGAGCCCAAGAACACAGGGATAACTACGATTATTTATCCCctactttttaattaatattttgattgtcgcttctgttatttatattatattgaactcttcttatatttttacagAACTATGTATTActtactttatttaaaaattgattaataaataaaattataatctgattttttgaatttctaataaatattaaatctgtctaaaattatgtttttatcatattagagtaaatttttattttagtatgaTTTAGTTATAGtatctaacaaaaataataataagttataattttgTGGGAAGTTAATTATGCCCTTGGCTATTGATGAATTaccttttaattttactatttaattttattaatcatcTTTGAATATCATAATTGTGGCTCAAAgtgatttattttgatttgatgATGGAAGATACATGATATGTGTCTTGTAATATATTAGAAATGATAATTTAATGGTTTTAATATCACTTGAGAAAAGATgttaataaatctaaaaatttaaactattaaatatgAGGCTCAGTCTaaccaaaataataacaaagtAAATAGTtttaatcacaaatatatatatatatatatatatatttgttgtaataattcaatttagaacatagcaatttaataatatagctccaaatgtaaatattttcaaaatatttaaatttttgaaaattatactAAAGATTAGAATAAGtgtaaaatagtaattaattatatttgttaaataataaaactaattattatttttactaaaatagatcatttattattattttatctattgGAGGTTGAACATATTATAGACTATATAATAAAgtgtaattattttcttactcgatatagagataaaaactcatttaatgCGGAAAAAGACTCAAATTCGAGACCTCTCACCTTCAAGCCACTTGAGTTAGGCACCAAGtgtattagaaattttattttaatataataaaaaataattttaatgagtTCCATActcattaataattaaaaactaaaattataatttatttattaattcaatctgcataaaataataaataattttataaaagatataatgaaatttcagtataataaaaaagagacGGGAGCACTCGTGTTAAGGCAAAAATTAAGGGGTAAATAGTAATTACCTCTTTACTAAATCAAATAAGCAGATGAGAGTTGACGAGGACACGACATAAAACGCAAATTCCATTAACAAAGCTTTAAAACTGCGCCTTTCCAAGAACAagaatctttttcttctctgaACCTTCAttaagaaaactaaaagaaaaaaaaaaaaaaaaaaacaatggGATCGATTCTCTCTGCCCTTGTTGGCGACTCCGCAGCCGCCGGAGACTCTTTGTCAGGCGATCATTCTGGAGTGCAAACTTTCCACTCATCTGAACGTTGGCAGCTTCACTTCAATTCCATCAAAGATTCATCACAGTTGGTATATATATCACCTTGCTCTCTCGTATTTCTCTAAAACAATTTGGTTAGCTTATTGATCTTGTGATCTGGGTGTctgaaaatttatttggtgGTTGTCGTTGTGTAATTTTCGAGGGAAGATGGTGGTAGATTTTGCTGCTTCTTGGTGTGGACCTTGCAAGTTCATGGAACCAGAAATCAAATCTATGGCTACTAAGTATAGTGATGTCCAATTTTCCAAGATTGATGTTGATGAATTGCCTGTATGTGTTTTTTTATGTCTTTACTTTTTGTTTAGTTGAGTTGGGTggttcctttttttctttcctgaATGATTTTGGTTAATTTCGGTATTGTGTGTGATAGGGTGTAGCACAAGAATTTGGAGTGCAGGCAATGCCAACATTTGTGCTGGTGAAGAAAGGGAAAGAAGTGGATAGGGTGGTAGGAGCCAAGAAGGATGAGCTTCTGAAGAAGATCGAGAAGCACAGGGCTGCTTGATGTTGTTCAATTATGTATGTACAATTGCCAAACAGGACAGGTTGATaactccttttttcttttttctactCTCTGCTGTTACTGATGATATGATGATAAACAATAATTTCATCAATCTATGATCGCTGTAGTTGTCTTTTGTGTGATATTTCCATGTCTGTCGTCTAACTAGTCATACCATCACATCCCATATACTAATACCATTAATAGTACCTGAAAATTCAAGTAGTATAGGGAGTTAAAAGGGTTCTAATATCTTTGTGTCAAAAGGCCTCCAAAGGTCTAGTGAATTCATTGAATTGGTGATAGCAATAGCAATTGGAGATGATGCCTTGATTCTGATTGATGAATGGTGATGCTATTGACAAAAGCTACTAGGAATTGATCACCTTCAAATATACAGCTTTAATGCTTTTGGAAaaacaaacacttcaatattCCTACTATATGCGAGAAAAATCTGGTTCATTTCTGTTATCATCTGGTATTTAGGATCACAGAACAAAGTAGCTTGACAGGTTTGGAGAATGCAATACATATTTATGgtttacttatttaattttggagCTTGAACAGAAATCCTTTTGTTGAATCTCATTTCTTTGGTTATTCGCTAAGCTTAAACAAGAAATCAGCATGAACTCCTTTTTGctatttctttcatattctTACCATCCTTCAGAATACTTGAATGGAAATTGTTGTCATCCTAGCTTCTAATAAAGTTCGATAGTAAACATATGATGAAAATTAATGATATTGAGCAGCAAAATAAGCTTACAAAGTTCTGTTGTATGCACAGGGACACACGTTGACCTAGATTATGATACACAGCTGCCaacaaaatatagtttttatacATTCAGAAGATCAATTACATATTTCACTCTCATTTTAACAAGTATACCTCTGAGGCAGGAAAAAGGATTGTTTTTATTAGACAGTGTAGGCTTGCTGAATTGTGTCGATGTCCAAACCCTTCAGCCTCACTACTGATTCAACATGCCCCTTAAGGGTATGCAGTTCTCTGAGCCTGCAAGCACCAAAAAACGATATCAAGCTTTAACAGACCCTAACAACTCACTGGCTAAAAGCACATCGATCATTCTTCTGATCACAAAATATATGAGATTgaagtttaaattttacagCTTAACATTGTTATTCAACCATTAGAACAGAATGTGAATTTTATATAGGAAGATCTGTTGCTTGATGGTTACATTTGCTAAGTATGTTGTGTTATTTAGGTGATTATTATCATAACCGAGTATATATAGCGACACTCCTCATTCATTGTCAGCAAGCATACCTTGCAATCTCAGCTCGTCTTTTTGCCTCTTCAGCCATCTGGTTAAGTTCTGTGTAACTACTCCGGTCATTGAACATCTTGATATCAGGTGGATGCAACCCATGTAGGGTCCTTTGAGCATGTGCCCATTTAAGCTCACGCTCTTCCTTTCCAAAATCCTTTTTCCTTGTGAAGGCAATCTGCAAAACAATTAAATCCCACCACAAATAGTCAGTAAGAAGAGACTCCAGACACCAATACAACTCCATTGAACCTATTCTGTATCTGTACCCTTTGCTCAATCACAAGATCCCAAGCCTTCCCACTCAAGGCATATCGGATAATGAACTTGATAAAATCAAGTGGGAAATAGAAGATGAGGTTGTAGAGCCAGACAACACCAGCCCAGCCCCATCCAATGCCTTCAATTGCAGCAAAACTCCAGTTTGCGTAGACGGCAATCAAAGTAGCAATCTGCCGTACAAGTGAAACAGGGGAAAAggagttatatttttaagtaatattAGACATTAAGAAACGGAGGCTAAAACCTTCACTCACCAGCTGAGCAATAACAAAAGCTGCTACAAGTAAGAGGCCAGGACGTTCAACAAAAGACCAACTCCTAGCCCGAGTCACAAATATGAGTGCCTGACTTATGGTGCTCACTTGCAGGTATATTGCCGAGGCAAGCTTTCTAAAGTCGTCATCGTCCTTCTTTTGAAGGCTTGAAACTCCAAAAGTTCTCTGAGAATTGCAAGTGTCAATTTATGCAACTAGTCTACTATGcgcaaagaaaataaaaccatgAAAACTGAAAGCAAAGATAGAAGAGATATATTAATAGGCATCTCTGTAAGATCATATCTTATGCAAGTAGATGAATCACTGACTACAATCGAACAAACACTATCAAAAGATCAAGATTGTCTCTAAGTGCCATATTTAAGTTAATAGTTTCCACCAAAAAAAGTAGGATTACAATGGTCTCTTATCTTGAAATAGAAGGCAAGAGACAACATCAAAAATGATTGAACAAGACTAAGTTAATAATGTGATGGTCATACATGTCATATCACTCAGCAGAGAAATTCAAACTGGGACTGATTCCAgcagaaatttaaaaatgctGAGCTTACAGGAAAGAAATCTGTGCTATATGCTGcccaaaagaaaatgacagtCATCATAGCCAAGTAACCACCAAGGATGATTCCAGTTGTAAAGATCTCTGCCAACTTCCAGCTATCTGGTAGAGGGGATGGTTTCACCCTATCCTTAGATATTGTCATAATAGTACCTGCCACAATGTACACCTCGTAAACTATGAATAGAAAGATTTTCCTAACCAGACAGCCAAGAATAACtataagcaaataaaaaaagtgcAATTCCCAAGAGTTTTGGCATCTTTCCTACCTAACCAGACAGCCAAGAATAACTATAAGCAACTAATTAGCCTCTAAAGATTGTAGGTTTcagaaataacaaaaaagtGATTTCAAATTGCCAAAGCCAACAGCacttttatcaatttctatCTATCCTAAACAACATTCATGCTATGACAAGATAGATACAAACCATCATTAAGGATAGCAATGATCAACACCATGAAGGGTGGAAAGTCAAACTGCCAGATGAGTGCCAGTAACATGAAGCCAAGCTGCCATGAAAGAAATGCAAGAATCAAGTGAGCTAATAAGAGGAACCTGTAAAATACCAATGTTGCTCAGACTAAATCACAACACCAGAGTTGCAAATTTAGCTATGGAAATAATTATGTTGTATAGACCCCACACCAAACAGCTTACCACAATACGAATAGTAATAGAGACTGCATATATCTGTAGTAGATTACAAAGAAACATGTTAGTGAACTTAGCCAGTCTATTCTGtaataagttttaaataatagaatctTCCAAAATTTGGAGATAAAATTTACTGTGTAATTTTTCATTCTCTGGAATATTGCCCGACTAGTTAGTACAGCACTAATAATAACACTGAGACCAGGTTCTGTTAGGACAATGTCAGAAGCACTGCGAGCTGCATCAGTTGCATCCGCAACAGCTATCCCAATGTCAGCCTTCTTAAGAGCCGGAGCATCATTCACTCCATCACCGGTCATTCCACATATATGTTTCCTAGCTTGCAAACGTTTCACAATCTCATATTTGTGTTCTGTTCCAAAAGTGAAGTGAAGCcaggaaaaacaaaaggaaaagatatCAGGCAAAATCCGGAAACAATTAACAGAATCTTATTATGGTCCTTATGGATATATCAAATCTGgtgatataaattatattacagGAAACCATCCACTGCACTTAGGTTTCTCATTTAGAATGGATGTCGATATGTCCAAGTGGAAAACACTGGATCTGTGGTCCAGTAGTGCGGCAATCAAAATTTATGCTATTGAGCAGCTTGATGTGAACTAGTCCAAAAACCATCATTAGGCATAAAGTGGAAAAAGGCTGAAATACCAGGGAATACACCAGCAAATCCATCAGCTTTTTCAATAAGCTCATCTACAGGCAAAGCAGCAATTGACTCATCTTTGTTATGTCCTAACAAGGTTGATGAAGGATACATGTTGGTTCCCATTCCGAGACGGCGTCCTGTTTCCTTACCTATTGCCAGTTGATCACCTGATGGAGATTGAAAGGAAAACAAAGACGAGCaattgttaataaaaattatccaaGAGGACAAGACTGAACTCTCCTAGTCGTACCCATTTACTAAAGGTGCTGAAGATAACCGAAGCACAAATTTTCAGAAAAATGGATAAGCACCTGTTATCATTTTTACATTTACCCCAAGATTCAGTGCCCTTCTTATTGTTTCTGCACTATCATGTCTAGGTGGGTCAAACAGAGGCATGAGACCAATAAATTGCCATGGACCTCCAGAGCTTTCCTTTCTACCTTCAGGAACTTCCTGCGCATAAATTGATAACAATACCAAAAATTTTAGTAGAGTTTACAATATGAAGAAGTTATTGCTGGTGTATGCATTACTGGTATGCTTAATTGAGTTTATGATATAATGAAAAGCAATTACTGGTAATATACTTTACCTGGTATGCTACTGCAAGGGATCGTAAACCTCGTTCTGCAAACTTATCAATCACTGTATGAACTCTACGTTCTATCTCTGATTTGTTGTGTACAAGATTCAAAATCTAATAGACAAACCATAAACATGATTTACTAGCATATGGAATTACAAAtacatttttaacaaatagtTTTTGATGGCTATACCTGTTCTGGTGCACCTTTGCTGACCCGATGCATTTTGCCCTCAATATCAATATATGTTAGAGCTGTTCGCTTGTCTGTTGGATTGAATGGAAGGAAGTGAATTTCTTGAATACCAACTCGTGCCTTGATAGTGTTCAGAAGCCAAACAAATAAAGTAGAAAGTAAAATGATTAATAGAATAGCCAAAGTACAGtatgatttaaacataaaatggACAGTAATATTTGCTACAAAAAGTATATGCATAAATGCAATTATATCATCTATCAATCCACCTCCTTTGGATCAGCCAGCATCCCTACTATAGCAGCATCTATTGCATCCTGGTTTTCCACTCGAGAGGCTCTAGCCGCCATCAGAACCACAGTGTCTGTGTCTACTCCTTTAGCTACAATCTGTTCATTCAAATCCAGGCAAAATGTTGGAACAGCAAATGAAAAGTAAGAAGTGCAATAACAATTGTAGAAATATGCCAACCTCAATCAAATTCTTATCAACAGTAAGTTTGTTCAAGGTCAGAGTTCCAGTTTTATCACTACAAAGGACATCCATGCCTGCCATTTCTTCTATTGCTGTCATTCGTTTTGTGATAGCCCCCTGCaacaattaacaaatagcTTATACATACAAGCAATCATCTGAGTTACCACCCTGCATTATCTGTGTTTGTAACTACCGACCTGCTGAGATAACCTATGCGACCCTATCGCCATTGTCACAGATAAAACTGTGGGCATTGCAATAGGAATCCCTCCAATAAGAAGTACTAATAGATTGTCAATTCCTGGCCGATATGGCCGGTGTTGAATTGGGTACATGACAATTATCTCTATTATCATCCCCACGGTGATGGAGCATATACAGAAATTCCCAATTGCAGTCAACACCTGTTAAGCAAAACCAAAAAAAGTCAAAGGAATACATCCACTAAATATTTAAGATATAGACAACTAAGAAAGTTCTAGAAATATAGATCCAAATCAGCACAGCAGAAACAATATTCATAACATTATATCCATTTCTATTTCTGTTCTGATAACTATGttgaaccaaaaaaaaaagtaaatttggGTCTCATTTACCTGTTGAAAGTGTCCCACTTGATTTGTTGAATCCACTAGGTGGGCAGCCTTGCCAAAGAATGTATGAACACCAGTGGCAATGACCACGGCTCCAATCTCTCCTTGCTTGCATGTAGAACCTGAATAAACACTATCACCAGGTCCTTTTGTCACAGGAAGAGACTCGCCAGTAAGAGCAGACTGCAGTCCATTATAACAGCAGACTAATTAGATGTTTCGActttattaaatctaaatttaatcaACAGGGCAAGAAAGTTGCAAAAATTGCCTGATCAATTTTCAAAGGATCACCTTCAAGAAGACGAGCATCTGCAGGAATGATATCTCCAAGCTTAACACTGATAATATCACCAGGAACTAGAACGGAGGCATCCTCCTCTATCCACCTCCCATCTCGAAGGACCTGAAACAGTTATGTTAAGAAGAGAAGAACAAATGAGACCAGAAATTTCAAAAAGCTCACCTagatattaaattgataactCTAGCATATCCAAATGCAAAAGCCAATTTAGCAGTAAGAATAGATATACCAATAAATGAACATAAGAGACTGTCCTATCCATACCTTGGCTTTGGGAGCAAGACGGGCCATGagagcagcagcagcatttCCAGCGTTATTCTCCTCTATAAAACTTATCGTAGAGTTGATGAAaagcaaaataataattccaaCAAAATCTTGCCAGTCAGGTGGTTTCCCCTGCACAtttcaaaaagtaaaaaatttcataaaaaaagaaaaaaagaaaaaaaaaaaagaaacaagaaaataatgaagaacaaaagaCAGAAGTACTGACCCCTCCATTCGCAAGTGCAATAGCCATGATAGCTGCTGCCTCCATTACCCATGAAAGAGGATTCCACATGAACCCCAAAAACTTCAAAAACTTACTCTCCTGCAAGATAAAAGCAACGCAAATCATAGTCATTATAAATTATCTTTAGTactgcaaaaaagaaaaaatagggAGAGAGAGTAGGAAAGGAAAGAACTTCCCTTTTATTTGACTGACTTAATATGCAGAAATTTCTAAAATCTccattatttgaattaaaaaaaataaagataaaatgaatAGCAAGTGCTTGGAATCATTTTATACCTTGCATAACATATAATTCCCTTAAAAGAAAGGTGGCGACTGAAACCAAATAAAAGTGAATTAATATTAACCTGCTTTTCTTCAAGCTTGTTATATCCAAAAATGGTAAGCCTTTGCTCAGCAGCTTCTGTTGTGAGACCATTTGAATTACACCTAAGTGTTTGAAAAACTTCTTCAATTGGCACATTCTCCTGCACTCAATCAAACACTCCAAATTCATCATTCAAAAGAAAACCCagttatcaaaataaaacaaaattaagtgaACTTTATTGATGAAACAACAAAACTAAAACATGGGTTTGattgcttctttctttttctttttattataccAAATCAACAGCTTCCTTCAACACAGCCTCCAAAGTTTCAGACTTGTCATCCATTTCAGCAAAGCcctgaaaagaaattacaaaacaGAAGAAGGTAAGTATTTCTAAACAGGAAGATCATCAAAAacaaaggagaagaagaaaaagaacttaAAAAAGGATTAAAAAACCAAGAAAACAGACAGACAGGACTCTGTTTCacctatattatttttgttatgtaTTACTATGTTATGGTTTTTGTTTCCTCTGCTGCCCCTTcgttctctttctctctctagaatcTTGAAGTGGCAGCTTTTCTGTTTCGGGCACGATTGTCCTTTTTGTTGCAGATAAACAGCTCTCAGTAGATCATGTACTTGGCGGGTACACTCTTCTCTGCTATAAATACTacatttttcttgtttctctctctctttttccttttcttttttattggtTATATCTTATCAACAACATATGTATACACAcacaaaaatggaaaaatacaataaatatatataagtattttttattttaatattaatttttaagagagaaatacaataaattattaagcgaattaattaaaacgaTAAATTGTAATGAATCCTGTTTCCacgtaaaattataaaattaatataatgataGTACTTTTTCCATCTCAATATAATAGTCTTTTCTTTaaccattttaaattatagttcatcttttttttaattgttatataGCAAGTAATGTTTAAGaatattattcattaattaattatcacatataattaatctttatattttatttaatattataatttttataaaaagctTATACTTCTATTACGtattatatataagtattttaatatcaataaaatttaggtGAATgtaagattaaattaaaagttaaaaatattggagatttctataaaataaaattaaagtgtttataaaattaaattaaaaattaaagtgttaaaatgattaaactattaaagttgatatatttattttattttttgtcgTGAAGTGCCTAAATTTGACGATTAGAAAAGTTAATAATGAGTTTGATTAAAGAGTACAAAAATGATAGCACAAACATTAAGTAAAAACATGACCTAATTCCTTAAAAACAAGATACAAAGCatatgtaatttctttttctcaccTAATCTCATTTTTGGCCGAACCTTAGCATAGAAACAAAATCAATTTCCAAAAAGTCACAGTCATGATCAAGGTAGGACAACACACTTCTGTTGCAATGTTTCAATCATTTAAGTCCTTTCATCAACtgataaatcaaatttaatttctaaggAATACCCCAATAATCCAATTTACTTGACTAAATCTGTATTCTTTTAGCACCGCGGGCTACTCTTTCGAAATACAAAAATTCTTAGACCgattttatcaattgaaaataaattatattaaaattagtaaagGTAGGTCATTTAAgatcattaattttatgactatgtattttgatgttaatttcaatttgtttaaataactaaatggATAATTTAAtagcaaatatttttttaatattttattcaatttaatctcttttcaatttattataaaacagttaaagttttaaatatctaaaatttagCAAAAATCCTTCCCTTGCTCTAGTAGACGGAATTCTAAGTCATTCGGAAGGGCTTCGTATAGTTCTATTTTAGGGCGTAACGTTGTGGTTGTTCCCTCTTCTTTCAATCACATCtgataataaatgaataaaataaaaatagtaaaaaataatattttcttttaaagtatGTAAGGATGAATTAGCAAATCtaatactaatataattttttatagctaatattatataatttcat comes from Ricinus communis isolate WT05 ecotype wild-type chromosome 5, ASM1957865v1, whole genome shotgun sequence and encodes:
- the LOC8276013 gene encoding thioredoxin H2, with amino-acid sequence MGSILSALVGDSAAAGDSLSGDHSGVQTFHSSERWQLHFNSIKDSSQLMVVDFAASWCGPCKFMEPEIKSMATKYSDVQFSKIDVDELPGVAQEFGVQAMPTFVLVKKGKEVDRVVGAKKDELLKKIEKHRAA
- the LOC8276012 gene encoding plasma membrane ATPase 2 isoform X2, whose amino-acid sequence is MLVFLKSALTGESLPVTKGPGDSVYSGSTCKQGEIGAVVIATGVHTFFGKAAHLVDSTNQVGHFQQVLTAIGNFCICSITVGMIIEIIVMYPIQHRPYRPGIDNLLVLLIGGIPIAMPTVLSVTMAIGSHRLSQQGAITKRMTAIEEMAGMDVLCSDKTGTLTLNKLTVDKNLIEIVAKGVDTDTVVLMAARASRVENQDAIDAAIVGMLADPKEARVGIQEIHFLPFNPTDKRTALTYIDIEGKMHRVSKGAPEQILNLVHNKSEIERRVHTVIDKFAERGLRSLAVAYQEVPEGRKESSGGPWQFIGLMPLFDPPRHDSAETIRRALNLGVNVKMITGDQLAIGKETGRRLGMGTNMYPSSTLLGHNKDESIAALPVDELIEKADGFAGVFPEHKYEIVKRLQARKHICGMTGDGVNDAPALKKADIGIAVADATDAARSASDIVLTEPGLSVIISAVLTSRAIFQRMKNYTIYAVSITIRIVLGFMLLALIWQFDFPPFMVLIIAILNDGTIMTISKDRVKPSPLPDSWKLAEIFTTGIILGGYLAMMTVIFFWAAYSTDFFPRTFGVSSLQKKDDDDFRKLASAIYLQVSTISQALIFVTRARSWSFVERPGLLLVAAFVIAQLIATLIAVYANWSFAAIEGIGWGWAGVVWLYNLIFYFPLDFIKFIIRYALSGKAWDLVIEQRIAFTRKKDFGKEERELKWAHAQRTLHGLHPPDIKMFNDRSSYTELNQMAEEAKRRAEIARLRELHTLKGHVESVVRLKGLDIDTIQQAYTV
- the LOC8276012 gene encoding plasma membrane ATPase 3 isoform X1, coding for MDDKSETLEAVLKEAVDLENVPIEEVFQTLRCNSNGLTTEAAEQRLTIFGYNKLEEKQESKFLKFLGFMWNPLSWVMEAAAIMAIALANGGGKPPDWQDFVGIIILLFINSTISFIEENNAGNAAAALMARLAPKAKVLRDGRWIEEDASVLVPGDIISVKLGDIIPADARLLEGDPLKIDQSALTGESLPVTKGPGDSVYSGSTCKQGEIGAVVIATGVHTFFGKAAHLVDSTNQVGHFQQVLTAIGNFCICSITVGMIIEIIVMYPIQHRPYRPGIDNLLVLLIGGIPIAMPTVLSVTMAIGSHRLSQQGAITKRMTAIEEMAGMDVLCSDKTGTLTLNKLTVDKNLIEIVAKGVDTDTVVLMAARASRVENQDAIDAAIVGMLADPKEARVGIQEIHFLPFNPTDKRTALTYIDIEGKMHRVSKGAPEQILNLVHNKSEIERRVHTVIDKFAERGLRSLAVAYQEVPEGRKESSGGPWQFIGLMPLFDPPRHDSAETIRRALNLGVNVKMITGDQLAIGKETGRRLGMGTNMYPSSTLLGHNKDESIAALPVDELIEKADGFAGVFPEHKYEIVKRLQARKHICGMTGDGVNDAPALKKADIGIAVADATDAARSASDIVLTEPGLSVIISAVLTSRAIFQRMKNYTIYAVSITIRIVLGFMLLALIWQFDFPPFMVLIIAILNDGTIMTISKDRVKPSPLPDSWKLAEIFTTGIILGGYLAMMTVIFFWAAYSTDFFPRTFGVSSLQKKDDDDFRKLASAIYLQVSTISQALIFVTRARSWSFVERPGLLLVAAFVIAQLIATLIAVYANWSFAAIEGIGWGWAGVVWLYNLIFYFPLDFIKFIIRYALSGKAWDLVIEQRIAFTRKKDFGKEERELKWAHAQRTLHGLHPPDIKMFNDRSSYTELNQMAEEAKRRAEIARLRELHTLKGHVESVVRLKGLDIDTIQQAYTV